Within the Nitrospira sp. genome, the region TGGATTCCACTACACCGACTACAGTGGCACAGGCGACGAGTCGCTGTCTCACCAGTCGCGTGGCGATGGCATTCGCCTCTTTTCTCGAACTCGCTGTAACAAAAACAACGAGTTCGTGTCCACCCCTCCTCATGTTGCTTCGCTTCATAATCTGAAAGGAGTCGTACAGCCCCTCATATGTCAGCAAGCTCCATGCCTGCCTCAGTAAAGGCAACTCATCATGAAACTATAATTTATCAATGACTTATGAGATTATTTTTGACAGCACTCGCGGCCAGTGTGCGCTGGCATGTTCGAACAGTGCAGATGTAACAAAAATTCTCCTCAATGGGCAAGAAATGACCGTTCCTGGTTCTTTCCCCGGCATGCCCATTCGCGCCATTTTCACACGAGTCGCTGCGACCGATGACCGAACACGGACCCTCCAATCACACGACCGTCCTGCGCCGAGTTGACAGCACCCGGACCATGCACTTACTCTAACGTCTTACATTGTGTGGTCGTGCTAGGGAGGGCCTCATCATGGGATTCAGCATTTCTGTCAAGGAATTAAAAACCGAACTCGATAGCGGGAAGAAACCCGTGCTCTTGGATGTTCGTGAGCCATGGGAGTTTGCCATCGCAAAGATCGATGGTTCCGTTCTGATTCCCTTGGCCACATTGCCACAGTCGCTGGGAAACCTTGATCGCTCCGCGGAGATTGTCGCGATCTGCCATCATGGGATGCGCAGCGCAGACGCAACCACTTTCCTGCTGCAGCAGGGATTTGCGAATGTAAGAAATCTGGTCGGTGGGATCGACGCGTGGAGCGTCCAGGTCGATTCGGGGGTCGCCCGGTATTGACGCCCCCAGCGGGAGTTGCGCGCCCGGCCTATTTCATCCGCTCGCGGAAATACTCAACTGTTCGTCTGAGTCCGTCGGCGAGGCTCACTCTCGACTCCCATCCCAGTTGCTGCCGTAGCTTCGTGGCATCGACGGAACTCCTGAGCTGCTCACCCTTCTTCGCCGGTCCGTGCACTTCCTTGCACTCGGACTTCGTAAACTCTTTCAGGTATCCAAACACTTCGTTGATAGGCGTTTCGACCGACGTCCCTACATTGAAAATACCGTCGATTCCTTGCCCCATGACCGATAGGTTGGCCTCGACGACGTCGTCGACGAACACGAAATCCCTTGTCTGCCGTCCATTCCCATTCACGACTGGCTGTTCGCCGCTTAGCATTTTCTGAATAAAGATCGCGATTACACCCGCCTCTCCGTCAGGATCCTGGCGTGGCCCGTACACGTTGGCAAAACGTAACGCGACCGTCTGGATGCCGCAGACACGCTGATAATAGGCCAAGTAATGTTCTCCGCCCAACTTGCTAATCCCGTAAGGAGACAAGGGGCGTGTCGGGTGCGACTCCGGCGCCGGATAGATGTCTTGCTCACCGTAGATCGCGCCGCCAGACGACGCGAACACCACCTTGCGGGCTCCGTGCTGAACCGCTTGTTCGACCACATTGAGCGTACCCAGAATGTTGACGCTCGCATCGAACATCGGCTCCTCCACCGATCGCCGAACGTTCATTTGGGCCGCCAGATGCATCACGACGGACGGACGCTCGTTTCGAAAGATGCGCGCCATTCTGGCATGTTGGATATCGCACTTATAAAACGTGGCCGACCGATTCACGTTTCGCCGCTTCCCTGTCGACAGATTATCGACAACCACGACTTCGTGTCCTTCCTGCACCAATCGATCCACTAGATGCGACCCGATAAAGCCTGCCCCGCCGGTCACCAGGACTTTCATGCCCACCTCATGCGCGCGAGACCACCCGTTCAAACATCATACGCCTACAGGTTCAGCGTCACCCCATCGCCAGCCGACTAATACCTCACGATTGCCTTTTTGTCCGGCGACAGGAGACTCCAACATCCCTATGGGTTTTAGACCACACTCCCTGGAAAATGTCACGATTTTTTCCACAACCTCCCGACGCTGTTGATTGTCACGCACGATGCCGCCACGCCCAACCTGTCCTTTCCCAACCTCGAATTGCGGCTTGACCAGCGCCACCACCCAAGCTCCCGGTGCCAGCAGACGCACCACCGGCGGCAAGACCAAGGTGAGCGAGATGAACGAGACATCGATAACGGCAAGATTGAGAGTTTCGGGTATGAGATCGGGCGGGAGATAGCGGATATTCTGACGTTCGATGAGAACGACCCGCGAATCTTGCCGGAGACGCCAGGCCATCTGCCCGTAACCGACGTCGACCGCGTAGACGCGTGCTGCTCCACGCTGAAGCAGACAATCGGTGAATCCGCCGGTCGAGGCACCCACATCCAGGGCGACCCGACCTTCGACCTCCACCTCGAACGCGTCGAGGGCCGGCGCCAACTTATCTCCGCCACGGCTGACGTATGCGGAGACTGGGCGATCGAGATCGATCACCGCATCCACGGCAACCATCATCGCCTGCTTATCGGCCCGCACCCCACCGACTTTGATCGACCCGGCGAGAATCATGCGACTGGCCTGTTCGCGCGACTCAGCCAAACCACGCGACACAAGCAGCCGATCCAGGCGATCGCGTCGGGGAGTGGATCGAGCCGTCATGGGCGTGGATGGAGTTCAGCGGTCGAAAAGCAGGGAGCACCTGAAGCGGACGATTCTAGTCGGTGTCGTCGGGTTCGATGTCTCCCGCGAGAGTATGAGCTTGGAGACTCTTCTTTCCGTTCTTGTCTTGTACCAGGATCTCGACCTTCTTCTCTGCTTCGTTCAGTATTTTCAGGCACGACTTGGAAAGACGGATGCCCTCCTCGAAAATCCGCAGTGATTCGTCGAGCGGTAACTCACCGCGTTCCAATTCGGCGACGATCGTCTCCAATCGAGCCATGGCCTGTTCAAACTTTACGGCCACTGCGGACTCCTTCTCCTCAAGCCATCCTTGTGCTCAGTCATTACACCCCGCATTGCGTCCGGGTCAAGCCGAGCGGTCGTCCACTGATCGCTGCTCCACGCGCGCCCACAGCTGCCCGGAGGACACCGTCGCTTTGACGACCTGCCCGACCCCCACATCCTGGGCCCGTCGAACGACACGACCTCCGGGCTCGGTCTGTAAAATACTATAGCCTCGATCCAGTGTCGCCAACGGACTCAACGCATCGAGACTACCCATGACTCCCGCCACTCGGCGCCGTCGGTCCGCCACCATGCCTCCGATACGTTCCCGGAGTCGGATCTGACGCTGGATCACCGACACGACCGCTTCACCGACCATTTCTCGCGGGCTGTGCACGATCAATTCCTTGGCAAGCAACTGTACTCGGTGTTGGGTCGACACCAGTCGCTCTTCGACCGTTCCGGTCAATCGGCTCCACAGCTCGTCCAATCGCTGAGCCTGCCGATAGATGGGAAAACTTTGTTGCTGCAGGCGCGTGTGCGCTAGGAAACAGGCTCGGCGCCAGCTCTCACAATATTTCCGAATCCCGCCTGAGGCCCGAGCGGCCAATTCATGTATCCGACCAAGTAATTCGGTGCGAACCGGCACCACTGCTTCCGCGGCAGCCGACGGCGTCGGTGCGCGAACGTCCGCCGCGAAATCCGACAAGGTCACGTCGACTTCGTGCCCAATCGCCGAGACGACGGGCACCGGACAGGCAGCAATGGCGCGTACGACCACTTCCTCGTTGAAACACCAGAGATCTTCTATCGATCCGCCCCCGCGTCCCACGATCAAGACATCGATCAACCCCGTGTCACCAAGTTGGCGAATGGCCTCGGCGATCAACGGTGCGGCTCCGTCGCCTTGCATGGGTGCAGGCGCGATGACCACTCTGGTAGAGGGGGATCGCCGGTCGAGCACCGCGAGGATGTCTCGGATCGCGGCTCCAGTCAGTGACGTGACCACGCCAATGCACTGCGGCAAGAACGGCAGCGGGCGTTTGCGCTCCGAGTCGAACAGGCCTTCCTTAGCCAGGCGCTCTTTCAGCTGTTCGAAGGCCACCTGCAGGGCACCGATCCCCTTCGGCTCGGTCCGCTGCACAATAATCTGGTA harbors:
- a CDS encoding rhodanese-like domain-containing protein codes for the protein MGFSISVKELKTELDSGKKPVLLDVREPWEFAIAKIDGSVLIPLATLPQSLGNLDRSAEIVAICHHGMRSADATTFLLQQGFANVRNLVGGIDAWSVQVDSGVARY
- a CDS encoding UDP-glucose 4-epimerase — protein: MKVLVTGGAGFIGSHLVDRLVQEGHEVVVVDNLSTGKRRNVNRSATFYKCDIQHARMARIFRNERPSVVMHLAAQMNVRRSVEEPMFDASVNILGTLNVVEQAVQHGARKVVFASSGGAIYGEQDIYPAPESHPTRPLSPYGISKLGGEHYLAYYQRVCGIQTVALRFANVYGPRQDPDGEAGVIAIFIQKMLSGEQPVVNGNGRQTRDFVFVDDVVEANLSVMGQGIDGIFNVGTSVETPINEVFGYLKEFTKSECKEVHGPAKKGEQLRSSVDATKLRQQLGWESRVSLADGLRRTVEYFRERMK
- a CDS encoding TlyA family rRNA (cytidine-2'-O)-methyltransferase, translated to MILAGSIKVGGVRADKQAMMVAVDAVIDLDRPVSAYVSRGGDKLAPALDAFEVEVEGRVALDVGASTGGFTDCLLQRGAARVYAVDVGYGQMAWRLRQDSRVVLIERQNIRYLPPDLIPETLNLAVIDVSFISLTLVLPPVVRLLAPGAWVVALVKPQFEVGKGQVGRGGIVRDNQQRREVVEKIVTFSRECGLKPIGMLESPVAGQKGNREVLVGWRWGDAEPVGV
- the xseA gene encoding exodeoxyribonuclease 7 large subunit; translation: MSRQAGLFTSSSSAVSVPPPRVWTVSDLSAHIRLALEQTFDELWVEGEVSNLRVPASGHVYFTLKDGTSQIRAVSFRTVAQKSRFALREGMHVIVRGRVSVYEPRGEYQIIVQRTEPKGIGALQVAFEQLKERLAKEGLFDSERKRPLPFLPQCIGVVTSLTGAAIRDILAVLDRRSPSTRVVIAPAPMQGDGAAPLIAEAIRQLGDTGLIDVLIVGRGGGSIEDLWCFNEEVVVRAIAACPVPVVSAIGHEVDVTLSDFAADVRAPTPSAAAEAVVPVRTELLGRIHELAARASGGIRKYCESWRRACFLAHTRLQQQSFPIYRQAQRLDELWSRLTGTVEERLVSTQHRVQLLAKELIVHSPREMVGEAVVSVIQRQIRLRERIGGMVADRRRRVAGVMGSLDALSPLATLDRGYSILQTEPGGRVVRRAQDVGVGQVVKATVSSGQLWARVEQRSVDDRSA